A single genomic interval of Methanocorpusculum sp. harbors:
- a CDS encoding amino acid permease: protein MSTKPSINYKLSLTAFILITFAAIMSMRTFPSQSEVGWQSIFFCLLAFVVYLIPASLVSAELATGWPQEGGVYVWVKEAFGEKWGFTAIWLQWFQMTIGFISVLTFIAATFSYIINPELANNKLYLFVFIVIVWWGLTFLNFRGLKAYTRISSVSVVLGTFIPAAILLVGGAWYIFSGHPVQLTLQPTVADLIPDFSSLSNLVMLVTFVFLFIGIEMTASHARDISNVKKNYPLGIFTVGLVITAVSIIGALIVALLVPADNINLLAGIMQTFEVIFAGPFSWLVMIIALLIAIGAIGQVSTWILGPVRGLFATAKEGTLPPLLQKKNKNDIPVNMLILQGILITFWGAVYALAPGGVNSSFWMLFALTTTVYIVMYLLMYAAAIRLRYTRPDVPRAFKIPGGKAGMWLVGGFGFLMMTILFIVAMLPPTQISEGGGYVAFMIIGTVVVAAIPLIIYAFKKPEWKQNQPETKE, encoded by the coding sequence ATGTCAACAAAACCTTCGATTAATTATAAGTTATCATTAACCGCATTCATCCTGATTACTTTTGCAGCTATCATGAGTATGCGTACCTTCCCATCGCAAAGTGAGGTGGGCTGGCAGTCGATCTTTTTCTGCCTCCTTGCTTTCGTCGTATACCTCATCCCTGCCTCCCTGGTTTCGGCTGAACTAGCCACAGGCTGGCCGCAGGAAGGTGGTGTCTATGTATGGGTAAAAGAGGCATTTGGAGAGAAATGGGGTTTTACGGCCATATGGCTGCAGTGGTTCCAGATGACGATCGGATTTATCAGTGTTCTGACCTTCATTGCTGCAACATTCTCCTACATCATCAACCCGGAGCTTGCGAATAACAAATTATATCTGTTCGTTTTCATTGTAATTGTCTGGTGGGGTCTGACCTTCCTGAACTTCAGGGGCCTTAAAGCATATACCAGAATCAGTTCCGTCTCCGTTGTCTTAGGAACTTTCATTCCGGCAGCCATACTTCTTGTTGGCGGAGCATGGTACATCTTCTCCGGACACCCTGTTCAGCTCACTCTCCAGCCGACGGTCGCAGACCTCATTCCTGACTTTTCATCCCTTTCCAATCTGGTCATGCTCGTCACCTTTGTCTTTTTGTTCATCGGTATCGAGATGACCGCAAGCCATGCACGGGATATCAGCAATGTCAAGAAAAATTACCCGCTTGGTATCTTTACCGTCGGTTTGGTCATCACAGCGGTAAGTATCATTGGTGCACTTATCGTCGCATTACTCGTGCCGGCAGACAACATCAACCTTCTTGCAGGGATCATGCAGACCTTTGAAGTAATCTTTGCCGGTCCGTTCTCATGGCTGGTCATGATCATCGCTCTGCTCATTGCAATTGGGGCGATCGGTCAGGTCTCTACATGGATCTTAGGGCCGGTCAGAGGTCTTTTTGCGACAGCCAAAGAAGGAACGCTTCCTCCTCTCCTTCAGAAGAAAAACAAGAACGACATCCCGGTAAATATGCTCATCCTCCAGGGAATACTTATCACCTTCTGGGGAGCGGTCTATGCCCTTGCTCCCGGAGGAGTAAACAGCTCTTTCTGGATGCTCTTTGCTCTGACGACAACCGTATACATCGTCATGTATTTACTGATGTATGCTGCAGCAATCAGGCTCAGATACACACGTCCAGACGTTCCAAGGGCATTTAAAATCCCCGGCGGAAAGGCAGGAATGTGGCTTGTCGGAGGATTTGGATTTCTGATGATGACCATCCTCTTTATTGTCGCAATGCTGCCTCCAACCCAGATTTCAGAGGGCGGCGGCTATGTGGCATTTATGATCATCGGAACGGTTGTCGTCGCAGCCATACCTTTAATCATCTATGCCTTCAAAAAGCCCGAGTGGAAGCAGAATCAACCTGAGACTAAAGAATAA
- a CDS encoding YitT family protein yields the protein MKQDTAIRITVMILGLFIMSLGIAVSTKAGLGTTPISCVPYVLSQGFPLSFGTFTFLMNCLFVVFQYFLLKEKFETYQWLQIPLIFVFSIFTDLAMILVGDLVITGYVFQWIFCLMSCVLVAFGIALLLKANLLMMAGDALVRALSLVSKIQFGYTKVGFDSTMVMTAVVISWILFADLVGVREGTIVAAVLVGLIVKFFIPKLGCLDRIFTEKTC from the coding sequence ATGAAACAAGATACTGCCATTCGGATAACGGTGATGATCCTCGGTCTCTTTATCATGTCGCTCGGCATCGCCGTTTCCACCAAAGCAGGCCTTGGGACGACCCCCATCTCATGCGTGCCATATGTTCTGAGCCAGGGATTTCCTCTCTCCTTTGGAACGTTCACCTTCCTCATGAACTGTCTGTTTGTTGTTTTTCAGTATTTCCTGCTGAAAGAAAAGTTTGAAACCTATCAGTGGCTGCAGATCCCGCTCATATTCGTATTCAGTATATTCACTGATCTCGCGATGATCCTCGTAGGAGATCTCGTTATTACCGGTTATGTATTCCAATGGATATTCTGTCTCATGAGTTGTGTTTTGGTCGCATTTGGTATTGCCCTGCTCCTGAAAGCAAATCTTCTGATGATGGCAGGGGACGCTCTCGTAAGAGCGTTATCGCTGGTCTCGAAGATTCAGTTCGGCTATACCAAAGTAGGATTCGACAGCACAATGGTAATGACAGCGGTCGTCATTTCATGGATACTGTTTGCCGATTTAGTGGGCGTGCGGGAAGGAACGATCGTTGCGGCAGTTTTGGTCGGCCTTATCGTGAAGTTCTTTATACCCAAACTTGGATGTCTGGACCGGATCTTCACGGAAAAAACCTGCTGA
- a CDS encoding MTAP family purine nucleoside phosphorylase, whose product MLGIIGGTALLQARLPPLEKKRVSTPFGPAQAHVGRIVFISRHQNDTPPHRVNHRAHLAAMKILGVDRLIVIGSTGSMHDELPPGSIVIPDDSFSPWDIPSLHDNDIYHIPPSIDAGLREELARIVPEGRPGTYFQTRGPRFETRAEIACFAGDTDVVGMTVASELNLANELEIPCAALCTVDNYANGIGGASAPDYDEIVAISRRNGDRITEIITKIVEKLA is encoded by the coding sequence ATGTTAGGAATCATCGGGGGGACAGCCCTCCTGCAGGCACGCCTGCCCCCTCTGGAAAAAAAGCGTGTATCAACACCCTTCGGCCCGGCCCAGGCTCACGTAGGTCGGATCGTCTTTATCAGCCGCCATCAAAACGATACCCCGCCCCACCGGGTCAATCATCGAGCACACCTGGCCGCCATGAAAATCCTCGGCGTGGACCGGCTCATCGTTATCGGCTCGACCGGCAGTATGCATGATGAACTCCCTCCGGGAAGCATCGTTATTCCTGACGACTCCTTCAGCCCCTGGGATATTCCCAGCCTGCACGACAACGACATCTATCACATTCCCCCGTCGATCGATGCAGGGCTGAGGGAAGAACTCGCCCGCATCGTTCCGGAAGGCCGACCTGGCACCTACTTCCAGACTCGCGGTCCCAGATTCGAAACACGGGCGGAGATCGCCTGCTTTGCAGGAGATACCGATGTGGTCGGTATGACTGTTGCAAGCGAACTTAACCTTGCAAACGAACTTGAAATCCCCTGTGCAGCTCTTTGCACGGTAGATAACTATGCAAACGGCATCGGCGGGGCATCGGCCCCTGACTATGACGAGATCGTCGCCATCTCCCGAAGAAATGGTGACCGGATAACTGAAATCATAACAAAAATCGTGGAAAAACTCGCATGA
- a CDS encoding amidohydrolase, producing the protein MTDTDIFGKQVPILIRNVSLNGKIQEIYLDGTGMIGAVGEKITDHDAEFIIDGDGATALPGMINMHTHSPMGLLRGYSDDMQLFEWLSTKIWPTEAHLTEDDIYWGAKLACLEMIRTGTTTFNDMYFKMEQVARAVAESGIRACLSYCMIDGGDHAKFESEARVMESTVKNIRSMNNPRVMPGVSPHAVYTVSEEGLTWCAEYAKKENIPLHVHLSETEQEVIDCEAAHGMRPPAWLDHCGVLSEQCIAAHCCWLDAGDISLLAKRGVTAVHNPISNMKLAGNRALPYPELKVAGVNVALGTDGASSNNDLDMFGEMKTAAILQKFFWNDPTVMPAADALKIASLNGAKALGLNAGVIAPGRLADLILIGRNPLNVPAFNTDSNAVYATSGLAVSTTICDGVILMHDGVIPGAEEIMMKAGEVALDLVRRATSA; encoded by the coding sequence ATGACAGACACAGACATCTTTGGAAAACAGGTTCCGATTCTCATCAGAAACGTCAGCCTGAACGGAAAAATACAGGAGATCTACCTTGATGGCACAGGAATGATCGGGGCGGTCGGAGAAAAGATCACCGATCACGACGCCGAGTTTATTATTGACGGCGACGGGGCGACCGCACTGCCCGGCATGATAAATATGCACACCCACTCGCCGATGGGTCTGCTTCGCGGATATTCGGATGATATGCAGCTTTTTGAGTGGCTTTCCACCAAGATCTGGCCTACAGAGGCACATCTCACCGAGGATGACATCTACTGGGGAGCGAAACTCGCCTGCCTGGAGATGATCCGAACCGGAACGACAACCTTCAACGATATGTACTTTAAAATGGAGCAGGTCGCCCGTGCCGTCGCAGAGTCCGGGATCAGAGCATGTCTTTCGTACTGTATGATCGACGGCGGGGATCATGCGAAGTTCGAGTCTGAGGCCCGGGTCATGGAGTCGACGGTGAAAAACATCAGGAGTATGAACAATCCGCGGGTCATGCCCGGCGTTTCGCCGCATGCGGTGTACACTGTTTCAGAAGAGGGTCTGACCTGGTGTGCTGAGTACGCAAAAAAGGAGAATATCCCTCTGCATGTACATCTTTCGGAGACCGAGCAGGAGGTTATCGACTGTGAGGCTGCTCATGGCATGAGACCGCCGGCATGGCTGGACCACTGCGGTGTTCTGTCTGAGCAGTGCATAGCTGCACACTGTTGCTGGCTGGATGCGGGCGATATTTCGCTTCTGGCAAAGAGAGGGGTGACTGCGGTCCATAACCCGATCAGCAATATGAAGCTTGCCGGAAACCGTGCCCTGCCCTATCCGGAGCTGAAAGTAGCCGGCGTGAACGTGGCTCTTGGAACGGATGGAGCTTCCTCGAACAATGATCTGGATATGTTCGGCGAGATGAAAACGGCTGCGATTCTGCAGAAGTTCTTCTGGAACGATCCAACCGTGATGCCGGCCGCTGATGCGCTCAAAATCGCGTCCCTTAACGGGGCAAAGGCTTTGGGTCTCAATGCAGGCGTGATTGCTCCCGGCCGTCTCGCGGATCTGATCCTCATTGGAAGAAATCCGCTAAATGTGCCGGCATTCAACACGGATTCGAATGCGGTGTACGCGACAAGCGGTCTCGCTGTCTCGACGACGATCTGTGACGGCGTGATCCTGATGCATGACGGCGTGATCCCGGGTGCGGAAGAGATCATGATGAAGGCCGGAGAAGTTGCTTTGGATCTCGTCAGACGGGCAACGTCGGCATAA
- a CDS encoding transglutaminase family protein gives MDLHTFLIEDPYIDFSHPLIQKKARELFSDLASDIEKTRSAYEFVRDDIPHSFDIRADIITAKASDVLKYRTGICHAKANLLTALLRSESIPTGFCFQHVTLADDDSLGYCVHCFNAVFLQNRWIKLDARGNTNGKDARFSLETPILAFPNRKEYDEYFWKGIYAAPHPETMRMLGKVSSLKDIVDNIPDTITETPDSPE, from the coding sequence ATGGATCTGCACACATTCCTCATCGAAGATCCGTATATTGATTTCTCTCACCCGCTCATACAAAAGAAAGCCCGGGAGCTCTTCTCCGATCTCGCCTCCGACATCGAAAAGACCCGCTCTGCTTATGAGTTCGTTCGTGATGATATCCCGCACTCATTCGATATACGGGCAGACATAATTACGGCAAAAGCTTCCGATGTTCTCAAGTATCGGACAGGTATCTGCCATGCAAAAGCAAATCTTCTCACAGCTCTTCTCAGGTCAGAGAGTATCCCGACAGGATTCTGTTTTCAGCACGTGACCCTTGCAGACGATGATTCTCTCGGTTACTGTGTTCACTGCTTTAATGCCGTCTTTCTGCAGAACCGCTGGATAAAACTGGACGCACGCGGGAATACCAACGGGAAAGATGCACGATTCTCTCTGGAAACACCAATACTTGCATTCCCGAACCGGAAGGAATATGACGAATACTTCTGGAAAGGAATCTATGCTGCTCCCCACCCTGAGACCATGCGAATGCTTGGTAAGGTGTCATCTCTCAAGGACATCGTCGACAACATTCCAGATACTATTACCGAAACTCCCGACAGTCCCGAATGA
- a CDS encoding NifB/NifX family molybdenum-iron cluster-binding protein — MTQQIKKIAIAQDGSLVSQHFGHCMSYALFNLEDGKMTRLPDLENPGHEPGKLPRLLAAEGVNIVIAGGMGPRAIDLFEENGIQVILGVSGDLGRAAEAFANGTLTAGTSSCSHDDHACGGEEHTEQDHPAHIVCISSTGTTLDSPADMKFGRAPYFAVINLSSNTASMIQNSFTDVESGVGPKVVQLLASNGVSVLITGRSGVNASAALKAGGIAAYELTEPITIAEALQKYLAHELSPLL; from the coding sequence ATGACACAGCAAATCAAAAAAATTGCCATTGCGCAGGACGGGAGTCTGGTCTCCCAGCACTTTGGCCACTGTATGAGCTATGCATTGTTCAATCTCGAAGACGGTAAAATGACCCGGCTTCCCGATCTGGAAAACCCCGGTCACGAACCCGGAAAACTTCCGCGCCTGCTTGCCGCTGAAGGCGTCAACATCGTCATCGCCGGTGGAATGGGTCCGCGGGCGATCGACCTCTTCGAAGAAAACGGCATTCAAGTAATTCTTGGTGTCTCCGGCGATCTCGGCCGTGCTGCTGAGGCATTTGCAAACGGCACTCTTACTGCCGGTACGAGTTCCTGCTCGCATGACGACCATGCATGCGGCGGCGAAGAGCACACCGAACAGGATCATCCTGCCCACATCGTCTGTATCAGTTCAACAGGGACCACTCTGGATTCCCCGGCAGATATGAAATTCGGCCGTGCCCCTTACTTTGCCGTGATCAATCTCTCCTCGAACACAGCCTCCATGATCCAGAATTCCTTCACCGATGTGGAAAGCGGCGTCGGTCCCAAGGTCGTCCAGCTTCTTGCCTCCAATGGTGTCTCGGTTCTTATCACCGGACGAAGCGGAGTGAATGCAAGTGCTGCTCTGAAAGCCGGCGGGATCGCTGCATATGAACTCACTGAACCTATCACAATCGCTGAAGCCCTTCAGAAGTACCTTGCTCACGAACTTTCGCCACTTCTCTAA
- a CDS encoding cytochrome c biogenesis CcdA family protein has translation MTAVFDPSLTGIFIFGLLAGICPCNSVICLGLIGYLTSGKTTFTLPTILKLVLAFCIGTILTLLPLGLLAGFLGEYILYLNSSVAWVLGGILMIAMGLQLLHLYKPPIRRIFNRFRLPNAYTIVGAFLLGLSFGAITVGRGAPMLLIVLTYIALYQTPLQGLLTIFIYAVGLSIPLIILSSIGGSLGQKIRSVTKLSGNTIDIIIGIGIILIGIYFIILAFL, from the coding sequence ATGACCGCTGTATTCGATCCCTCCCTCACCGGTATTTTCATCTTCGGCCTTCTCGCAGGTATCTGTCCATGCAACAGTGTCATCTGCCTCGGGCTTATCGGTTATCTTACCAGCGGTAAAACCACCTTCACGCTTCCAACAATACTCAAACTTGTCCTTGCCTTCTGCATAGGGACGATCCTTACCCTTCTCCCCTTAGGACTCCTTGCCGGATTCCTCGGTGAGTATATCCTCTATCTCAATAGTTCGGTTGCCTGGGTTCTGGGCGGGATCCTCATGATCGCCATGGGACTTCAGCTCCTCCATCTCTACAAGCCGCCTATCCGGCGCATCTTCAACCGTTTTCGTCTTCCAAATGCCTATACTATTGTCGGCGCATTTCTCCTTGGCCTTTCGTTTGGGGCGATCACTGTCGGTCGGGGCGCTCCGATGCTTCTAATCGTTCTCACCTACATCGCCCTCTACCAGACCCCGCTCCAAGGACTCCTCACCATCTTCATCTATGCCGTCGGTCTCAGTATCCCCCTGATCATCCTCAGTTCGATCGGCGGTTCCCTTGGTCAGAAGATCCGCTCGGTCACCAAACTCAGCGGAAACACCATCGACATCATCATCGGAATCGGAATTATTCTGATCGGCATTTACTTTATTATTCTTGCCTTCCTCTAA
- a CDS encoding ATP-binding protein: protein MKIVIASGKGGTGKTMVAANMAYAVSRQEHVSLVDCDVEEPNLHLYFPGEPRSVPVKTRIPVIDQHVCTLCGACGRFCRYGALTVLKDRVLFFSEMCHSCGGCMIACPEHAITEEDHVIGSVEIRNISDTLTLYSGIMDPGQVLAPPIIHAAKEQAASGLMVCDAAPGIACPVIEASSDADFILLVTEPTPFGVANLSQMAELTRMLGIPAAVVINRSFGDDEVVHAFCRDAGLPIWLTIPFSREFAAVQNAGDLISREFPAWEQRFLDLYTGVRDKSDAS, encoded by the coding sequence ATGAAAATCGTCATCGCAAGCGGGAAGGGCGGGACAGGAAAGACCATGGTTGCCGCTAACATGGCCTATGCCGTCTCCCGGCAGGAGCACGTCTCTCTCGTGGATTGTGATGTGGAAGAACCAAATCTCCATTTGTACTTCCCGGGCGAACCGCGGTCTGTTCCGGTGAAGACCCGTATCCCCGTGATCGACCAGCACGTCTGTACTTTGTGCGGGGCATGCGGCAGATTTTGCAGATACGGTGCTCTCACGGTCCTCAAAGACCGTGTTCTTTTCTTTTCGGAGATGTGTCACTCCTGCGGGGGATGCATGATCGCCTGCCCAGAACACGCTATCACCGAAGAAGACCATGTCATAGGATCCGTGGAAATACGAAACATCTCGGACACTCTCACGCTCTACAGCGGGATCATGGATCCCGGTCAGGTACTTGCTCCCCCCATCATTCATGCAGCAAAGGAGCAGGCGGCTTCCGGTCTGATGGTCTGCGATGCAGCTCCAGGCATCGCCTGTCCGGTGATTGAAGCATCTTCGGATGCGGATTTCATCCTGCTGGTGACTGAACCTACACCGTTCGGCGTTGCAAACCTCTCCCAGATGGCCGAACTCACCCGGATGCTTGGAATTCCTGCCGCTGTGGTGATCAACCGGAGTTTTGGCGATGATGAGGTCGTTCACGCATTCTGTCGGGATGCAGGTCTGCCTATATGGCTGACCATCCCGTTTTCGCGGGAGTTTGCCGCCGTTCAGAATGCGGGCGACCTGATCTCCCGGGAGTTTCCTGCATGGGAACAACGGTTTCTCGATCTGTATACCGGGGTCCGGGATAAGAGTGATGCTTCATGA
- a CDS encoding DUF169 domain-containing protein: MESRIATELGGAFGPIVFLRTDTCPSDAISPKEGARRGCVMGFISHVIRDRKTAVFTKETCLCAGATAGLCFGNGYAAAIGGVDTFAAFFSYGLESAKDPEMYQKFCDRMPENIRRKFLEGERMHADFETAKAFINNEVTVIPPISGKYAVFKPLEDLLDGEIPVSVIFTVNPVELAALMHLAGSLPGGNGLYASSRMSACQALGSKVLQESKKDVPNGVLGMTDLAGRGHCRNVIPNEYMTYAVPWEMFLAMEAVAPKSFFQTMIWEKFKE, translated from the coding sequence ATGGAAAGCCGTATTGCAACTGAGTTAGGAGGAGCATTTGGGCCGATCGTGTTTCTGCGGACAGATACCTGTCCTTCAGACGCGATTTCCCCAAAAGAGGGGGCACGAAGAGGATGTGTGATGGGATTTATTTCGCATGTTATCAGAGATCGAAAGACGGCAGTTTTCACGAAAGAAACATGTCTTTGTGCCGGGGCAACGGCAGGTCTCTGTTTTGGGAACGGTTACGCGGCAGCAATTGGAGGCGTAGATACATTTGCGGCATTTTTCTCGTATGGTCTTGAGTCGGCGAAGGATCCGGAGATGTATCAGAAATTTTGTGATCGGATGCCGGAAAACATCCGACGGAAATTTCTGGAGGGTGAACGGATGCACGCAGATTTTGAGACGGCAAAAGCATTCATTAATAATGAAGTCACTGTGATACCGCCGATTTCAGGGAAATATGCCGTGTTTAAGCCGCTGGAGGATCTTTTGGACGGAGAGATCCCTGTCTCGGTGATCTTTACGGTGAATCCTGTTGAGCTTGCGGCTCTGATGCATCTCGCGGGTTCGCTTCCGGGCGGGAACGGGCTTTATGCATCGTCACGGATGTCGGCATGTCAGGCACTCGGAAGCAAAGTTTTGCAGGAATCAAAGAAGGATGTGCCGAACGGCGTTCTCGGTATGACGGATCTTGCGGGTCGCGGGCATTGTCGAAATGTTATCCCGAATGAGTATATGACCTACGCGGTTCCCTGGGAAATGTTTCTTGCAATGGAGGCGGTAGCGCCGAAGAGTTTTTTCCAGACGATGATCTGGGAGAAGTTCAAGGAGTGA
- a CDS encoding ATP-binding protein encodes MKIAVVSGKGGTGKTTVAAALADLCEGPLVLADCDVDAANFGLVFPAKGTTSSPYAGRDVACIDTDLCTGCGACEDVCRFSAVCVNGDKAEVKMLSCEGCGTCTLVCPTDAITLKKIISGEILSGTTAKGPLVSARLFAGSGNSGRMVHEVKRRALTPVLVSPVIIDGPPGIGCPLIATVGGVDAVLMVTEPGISAVHDLKRLVTVCKGLHMRMFTVINRCDLSNDLVREIERFCDAEHIPVIGRIPFDENVVTAVSACMPVTRIPCPATDALCLMKETLFSQMDLI; translated from the coding sequence ATGAAGATCGCTGTTGTCAGCGGAAAGGGCGGGACAGGAAAGACCACCGTCGCTGCAGCGCTCGCTGATCTCTGTGAAGGACCTCTTGTTCTTGCTGACTGCGATGTGGATGCTGCAAACTTCGGGCTCGTGTTTCCGGCAAAGGGCACGACGTCGAGTCCGTATGCCGGTCGCGATGTCGCCTGCATTGATACGGACCTCTGTACCGGCTGCGGGGCCTGTGAGGATGTCTGCCGTTTCTCCGCTGTTTGTGTCAACGGTGATAAGGCAGAGGTCAAGATGCTTTCCTGCGAAGGATGTGGTACCTGTACGCTGGTCTGCCCTACAGACGCGATAACGCTGAAAAAGATAATCTCCGGCGAGATCCTCTCCGGAACAACAGCAAAAGGGCCGCTCGTCTCAGCGAGACTTTTTGCCGGCTCCGGTAACTCAGGCCGGATGGTCCATGAAGTAAAACGTCGTGCCCTGACCCCCGTATTGGTTTCTCCCGTCATCATCGATGGCCCACCGGGTATAGGCTGTCCGTTGATTGCGACGGTCGGTGGTGTGGATGCAGTTCTCATGGTTACGGAACCCGGTATCTCCGCGGTCCATGATCTCAAACGTCTTGTTACGGTATGCAAAGGACTGCATATGCGGATGTTCACCGTAATAAACCGGTGTGATCTTTCCAATGATCTGGTCCGCGAGATCGAGCGGTTTTGCGACGCAGAACATATCCCGGTGATCGGCAGGATCCCGTTCGATGAGAACGTGGTGACCGCCGTATCGGCATGCATGCCGGTAACCAGGATCCCCTGTCCCGCGACGGATGCTCTTTGCTTGATGAAGGAAACGCTGTTCTCCCAGATGGACCTGATCTGA
- a CDS encoding pyridoxal-dependent decarboxylase has translation MTNTEKNSTSPCVNEDALKVKALFLGPKSENRDYFKNMLNFLMDEHMHWRSDFHPEDRMVSSPKEMRSEEYQTTLDRTSEVLMQLSNKLKETSMPWFSSRYLGHMNSDTLMVANLAYMATILYNPNNVAYEASTATTPMEIEAGKDMATMLGFDPEQSWGHITTDGTIANYEGLWMARNLKSFPPAVKKIRADLVPGLDDWQIMNMSTSQVLDLIGKVKEAGCFDEVRNESARGIGAGDGRLGVVLVPQSKHYSWVKAADVLGIGNKNLIQVQVNDQYHMDIDTLKSIIDDHVARKVPILAVVAVVGTTEEGAIDEIDRIVKLRGEYEKQGINFYFHIDAAYGGYSRALFLDENNRFMEFKEVKERLSADGIFVHEHDYPLKKIYESYKAIPAADSITIDPHKMGYIPYSAGGITIKDRRILDLISYFAAYVFEAGEDSPTLLGSYIMEGSKAGATAAAVWATHRLIPLNVTGYGRIIGRSIEGAQMLSKALDKTKYLTVNGRKFQVETLAEKPDFNIVCLAFNEVGNTNLDAMNNLNQKIYDESSYVSGPVYKNDWITSKTALAREDYGNAPRNFVKRLGIPEGEWDRVGSVYVLRVCLLNPFISHDEHFDVMWSKFLDILKEKIAQTITCDVKC, from the coding sequence ATGACAAATACTGAAAAAAACAGCACATCCCCCTGCGTAAATGAAGATGCCCTCAAAGTGAAGGCTCTCTTCCTGGGGCCAAAGTCCGAGAACCGCGATTATTTCAAGAATATGCTTAATTTCCTGATGGATGAGCATATGCACTGGAGAAGTGACTTCCATCCTGAAGACAGGATGGTCTCCTCTCCAAAGGAGATGAGAAGCGAGGAGTACCAGACAACACTTGACCGCACATCTGAAGTGCTCATGCAGCTGTCGAACAAACTTAAAGAAACTTCAATGCCCTGGTTTTCATCCAGATACCTCGGTCACATGAATTCCGACACTCTGATGGTGGCTAACCTCGCTTATATGGCGACGATCCTCTACAATCCAAACAACGTGGCATATGAAGCATCAACCGCGACGACTCCGATGGAAATCGAAGCCGGAAAGGACATGGCCACGATGCTGGGTTTTGACCCCGAACAGTCATGGGGGCATATCACTACCGACGGTACCATTGCAAATTATGAGGGTCTGTGGATGGCACGAAACCTCAAATCGTTCCCACCAGCGGTGAAAAAGATCCGGGCCGACCTTGTGCCGGGGCTTGACGACTGGCAGATCATGAACATGAGTACCAGCCAGGTTCTTGACCTTATTGGGAAAGTGAAAGAAGCAGGATGTTTCGACGAGGTAAGAAACGAAAGCGCCAGAGGTATCGGCGCCGGTGATGGTAGGCTTGGCGTGGTACTGGTTCCTCAGTCCAAACATTATTCATGGGTGAAGGCTGCCGATGTTCTCGGGATTGGAAACAAGAATCTTATCCAGGTGCAGGTAAATGACCAGTATCACATGGATATCGATACGCTCAAGAGTATCATCGATGATCATGTCGCACGAAAGGTCCCGATCCTTGCTGTTGTCGCCGTTGTTGGAACGACGGAAGAGGGTGCCATCGATGAGATCGACAGGATCGTAAAATTACGCGGGGAGTATGAGAAACAGGGTATCAACTTCTACTTCCACATCGATGCAGCCTACGGCGGCTATTCAAGAGCTCTCTTCCTTGACGAGAATAATCGTTTCATGGAGTTTAAGGAAGTAAAAGAACGCCTCAGTGCCGACGGGATATTTGTACACGAACATGACTACCCGCTAAAAAAGATTTATGAGTCATATAAGGCAATACCGGCTGCTGATTCGATAACCATCGATCCGCATAAGATGGGATATATTCCCTATTCTGCCGGAGGCATTACCATTAAGGACAGGCGTATTCTCGATCTTATCTCGTACTTTGCCGCATATGTCTTTGAAGCGGGAGAGGATTCGCCAACCCTGCTTGGAAGCTATATTATGGAGGGATCAAAGGCTGGGGCCACGGCAGCTGCGGTTTGGGCAACACACAGACTGATCCCGCTGAATGTAACCGGGTACGGCAGGATTATCGGCCGAAGCATCGAAGGCGCCCAGATGTTATCCAAGGCGCTGGATAAGACAAAATACCTGACGGTGAATGGAAGAAAATTCCAGGTGGAAACTCTTGCGGAAAAACCCGACTTCAATATCGTGTGTTTGGCTTTCAACGAGGTGGGGAATACAAATCTGGATGCCATGAACAATTTAAACCAAAAAATCTACGACGAATCTTCCTACGTCAGCGGACCTGTGTATAAAAATGACTGGATCACCTCGAAGACTGCCCTTGCCCGGGAAGACTACGGCAATGCTCCGAGAAACTTCGTGAAGCGGCTCGGCATCCCGGAGGGAGAATGGGACCGTGTCGGATCGGTGTATGTGCTCCGTGTCTGCCTGCTCAATCCCTTCATCTCCCATGATGAGCATTTCGATGTAATGTGGTCCAAATTCCTTGACATCCTCAAGGAAAAGATTGCTCAGACAATTACCTGCGATGTAAAGTGCTGA